Sequence from the Carboxydocella sporoproducens DSM 16521 genome:
TACCCACTGGAATATGCGGGGAGAAGTAGATGGCTACATGAGTAAACCTCTGGGAGTCGGTTTCCCGCTGGCCCTCAACCTGGGCATCTATCTGCTGCTGGTCTCCCTGCCAGCCCTGGACCCCAAGGCCAAAATCGAGAAGTTTCAACAAGTGCTGGACATGGTCAGGCTGTTCATTCATGGGCTACTAACGGTTATTTTTGTCATTGCTTTATTAAACAGTCTGGGTTACGCCATCCCGGTGGATAAAACGGTACCGGCCCTGATCTCTCTGTTATTTATCTTCCTCGGCAATTATCTGGGCAAACTGCGCCCCAATTATTTTATCGGCATCCGCACCCCCTGGACCCTGGAAAATGAACAAGTCTGGCAAAAAACCCACCGCGTCAGCGGTCCCGTCTGGATGGGGGCCGGACTGGTGGGTCTGATCGGTTCCTTCCGGGGAGGAGCCATTGCCTTTGGTTTTTTCTTTGGCGCGTTAATGGCTGCTACAGCCTTTTCCCTCTGGTATAGCTGGAAGGTCTATCAGGACCTTAAAGGGTCTGACAAACATTAGCTTTATCTTCCCACTCCAGGGAAGTTAATAAGCGCAGTTCAAACATTTTCAGCAAAAAGCGCACCCTTAATGCCGGGCCCATAATAGCATGCCAGCGATTGCCGGCGAAAGGCAGGAAGGTGACATCCAGGGGATCATCATCATTTTCAAAATAGGCCTCCACCTGTTGCCAGGCAGGAAGCAAGTTTTCATCCAGGATTTCCACCTGGAAAATGATTTCACCGGGATTTTTCTCTTCAGTCAATTTGATCTTGTTCTGGTCAAAGCAATACTTCAGCATTCTCTTTCCTCCCGCTGTTTTTTATCTTTTATTATAACACAAAACCCGTCTTCAGTAGCAGGAATTCCCTTCTGCTCTGTCGAAAATTTTAGCTACCCAGCGGTGAGGAGGATTTTCTGTGTGGCTAAAATTTTTTCAGGTAGTGCGGGAACTGCAAATCCATCGCCATATCAATAAACTCAAACCAGAGGAAATCAAGGAAATGCAGCTGATTCATCTGGGTTATCTCTCCGGCCGTCCCCAGCTGATTACCAGAAAAAACTGGCTGAGCCGGGTGCCCTTTGTGGAATTTCCGCTGGCCCTTGAGTGTCAGGCCCAGCCAGGACTCTTCTTTGGTTTTTATCGCCTTTTCCGCAGTCAGGCCAGAGATATCTTGCAGGCCAAACTGGGGGACCAGTTTT
This genomic interval carries:
- a CDS encoding SdpI family protein, whose amino-acid sequence is MRRKWIEIAIWSLLLGQLALSVYLYPRLPDPLPTHWNMRGEVDGYMSKPLGVGFPLALNLGIYLLLVSLPALDPKAKIEKFQQVLDMVRLFIHGLLTVIFVIALLNSLGYAIPVDKTVPALISLLFIFLGNYLGKLRPNYFIGIRTPWTLENEQVWQKTHRVSGPVWMGAGLVGLIGSFRGGAIAFGFFFGALMAATAFSLWYSWKVYQDLKGSDKH